A genome region from endosymbiont of Acanthamoeba sp. UWC8 includes the following:
- a CDS encoding nucleotidyltransferase domain-containing protein: MRKKPLSVIKKLIDERYSAAKAVFWGGSVSQGLGTNASDLDIVIVYERISNSYREAFIYDDWLIDVFIHDPETLGVLFEKIKEIGICGSMEMILNGREIMPESNFSKRIKDFTREKFDLKPLVWEKKETDKERFLITDLLDDILYPNSRAEQIASTAKLYEQLARFYFRAQNKWSASGKSILRYLEKDNSNIAYEYSHAFEKAFQGVDVQDLKNLVTKLLAPYGGLLWDGFRFDVLKAKII, encoded by the coding sequence ATGCGTAAAAAACCGCTAAGTGTAATTAAAAAATTAATCGATGAGCGTTATAGTGCGGCAAAAGCAGTCTTTTGGGGAGGTTCCGTTTCACAGGGGCTAGGCACAAACGCTTCCGATTTGGATATTGTCATAGTTTATGAGCGAATATCTAATTCTTATCGGGAAGCTTTCATCTATGATGATTGGCTGATCGATGTTTTTATTCATGATCCTGAGACTTTGGGAGTATTATTTGAAAAGATAAAGGAAATAGGGATATGCGGTAGTATGGAAATGATTTTAAACGGAAGGGAAATAATGCCTGAGTCAAATTTCTCAAAACGCATTAAGGATTTTACCCGAGAAAAATTTGATCTCAAACCCTTAGTCTGGGAAAAGAAAGAAACTGATAAAGAGCGTTTTTTAATCACTGATTTACTTGATGATATTCTTTATCCCAATTCACGTGCAGAACAGATTGCTTCCACTGCCAAGCTTTATGAGCAGCTGGCACGCTTTTATTTTAGAGCGCAAAATAAATGGAGTGCAAGCGGAAAATCAATTTTGCGTTATTTAGAAAAAGATAATTCTAATATTGCTTATGAATATTCACATGCTTTTGAAAAAGCGTTCCAAGGTGTGGATGTTCAGGATTTGAAAAACTTAGTCACTAAACTGCTCGCTCCATATGGTGGATTACTTTGGGACGGTTTTAGGTTTGATGTACTGAAAGCCAAAATCATATAA
- a CDS encoding ankyrin repeat domain-containing protein, whose product MKSITKKFYGDEQIKFQISILTGSSLINACMFGHERVVDLLLDYGANRNACDINENTPVQIIIRDKDKGAEIDKVAANLIEKVLIRDKDRESGEEGSFAPNRGKMLWAEYIRKQKYTEYKAKK is encoded by the coding sequence ATGAAGAGTATAACAAAAAAATTTTACGGTGATGAGCAAATAAAGTTTCAAATTAGTATATTAACCGGAAGCTCATTAATTAATGCATGTATGTTCGGGCATGAAAGGGTAGTAGATCTTTTACTTGATTACGGGGCAAATCGCAATGCTTGTGATATTAATGAGAATACGCCTGTTCAAATTATAATAAGAGATAAGGATAAAGGTGCGGAGATAGATAAGGTAGCAGCAAACTTAATTGAAAAAGTACTAATAAGAGATAAAGATAGAGAGTCGGGTGAAGAAGGTAGCTTTGCTCCCAATAGAGGTAAGATGCTTTGGGCGGAATATATCAGAAAGCAAAAATATACAGAATATAAAGCCAAAAAATGA
- a CDS encoding GyrI-like domain-containing protein, with the protein MKRINVTHDEIKLIGIKVRTSNKAEFNPSTAKIGATIERYFINQIAGKVADRKNPGTTICLYMEYESDMDGEYSYFIGEEVTSYDNLPEGLNTHTIPSQTYVKFTTQSGVMPNVVINAWQQIWQMSASDLGGIRSYRADFEIYDTRSKDPNNTIVDIYIGIKS; encoded by the coding sequence ATGAAAAGAATAAATGTTACACATGATGAAATAAAGTTAATAGGCATTAAAGTAAGGACGAGTAATAAAGCTGAATTTAACCCGAGCACTGCAAAAATAGGGGCAACTATTGAGCGATATTTTATAAATCAAATTGCCGGTAAAGTAGCTGATCGGAAGAATCCCGGTACGACAATTTGTTTATATATGGAATATGAAAGTGATATGGACGGGGAGTATTCTTACTTTATCGGTGAAGAGGTAACTTCTTATGATAATTTACCTGAAGGATTAAATACTCATACCATCCCTTCTCAAACATATGTAAAATTTACTACGCAATCAGGAGTTATGCCTAATGTAGTTATAAATGCCTGGCAACAGATTTGGCAAATGTCTGCAAGCGATTTAGGCGGCATACGTAGTTACCGCGCAGATTTTGAAATCTATGATACAAGAAGCAAAGATCCGAATAACACTATAGTTGATATTTATATAGGAATTAAATCATGA
- the yajC gene encoding preprotein translocase subunit YajC, giving the protein MSLFSEAFATDATSAATQQPSMLTSFAPLVLIMVVFYFLLIRPQQKKMKEHQGMLSKISKGDKVVTSGGIFGQVVKVDENSNYLVVEIAENVKVKIKRESVSEVINEQNALKAA; this is encoded by the coding sequence ATGAGTTTATTTTCAGAAGCTTTTGCAACGGATGCAACATCAGCAGCAACTCAGCAACCCTCAATGCTCACCAGTTTTGCTCCCCTTGTTTTAATCATGGTGGTGTTTTATTTTCTCCTTATCCGTCCGCAACAAAAGAAAATGAAAGAGCATCAAGGGATGCTGAGCAAAATTAGCAAAGGTGATAAAGTAGTGACTTCAGGCGGGATTTTCGGGCAAGTTGTTAAAGTTGACGAAAACAGTAACTATTTGGTTGTAGAAATAGCAGAAAACGTTAAAGTAAAAATTAAAAGAGAAAGCGTTTCTGAAGTTATAAATGAGCAAAACGCGCTAAAAGCTGCTTAA
- the lptC gene encoding LPS export ABC transporter periplasmic protein LptC, protein MEKKYSLAVKVLKRMLVVLVAILLFSIMILPSFLKSKDRVKLNSISNEELDTLSSNEMVNPNLHGQDKNGRPYILTAKSGYKTNDNTIKLSDITGKLRIEGEHKFYALSSKNGEYKQNSDLIHLCGDIVLTNQDGYTATTQEAVINYKKGSAYTITPIHIEGKDLRLEAGNFEMPSANVLIFKNNVKVLIK, encoded by the coding sequence ATGGAGAAAAAATACAGTTTAGCAGTTAAGGTTTTAAAAAGAATGCTGGTAGTTTTAGTGGCTATTCTATTGTTTAGCATCATGATATTACCCTCATTTTTAAAAAGTAAGGATAGAGTAAAATTAAATAGTATAAGTAATGAAGAATTAGACACTCTTTCTTCTAATGAAATGGTTAACCCGAATTTACATGGGCAAGATAAAAACGGTAGGCCTTATATACTTACGGCAAAAAGCGGTTATAAAACAAATGATAATACAATTAAATTATCCGACATAACAGGTAAGCTAAGAATTGAGGGTGAGCATAAATTCTACGCCTTATCTTCTAAAAATGGAGAATATAAGCAAAATTCGGATTTAATACATTTATGCGGTGATATAGTACTTACAAACCAGGACGGGTATACGGCGACTACTCAGGAAGCGGTAATCAACTATAAAAAAGGGAGTGCTTATACTATAACTCCTATTCATATTGAAGGTAAAGATTTACGTTTAGAGGCGGGCAATTTTGAGATGCCTTCAGCTAATGTTTTAATATTTAAAAATAATGTAAAAGTTTTAATAAAATAA
- a CDS encoding putative RNA methyltransferase, producing the protein MPHTNQEITANEVLALMCPICGAEKLIGYDKYLGCEKGHIYDKARQGYVNLLPVNQKNSKNPGDNRMMVNSRAKFLNKGYYQPISDALNMFITNEYLKPVKENFHIADIGCGEGYYLSNLKQHLDSHLKVKGNYYGIDISKEAIKLAAGHNKGVSWCVGSAIKLPLQERTIDIALSVFAPLYFNEYHRVLADTGRLITITPSSSHLIEMRNILFSSIAEKAEDKLIKKAEEYFTLENSLPLTFKCRIGVQEDIENLLAMTPFYFKSRGEKKSRAAFIKRINRDGRCKNISI; encoded by the coding sequence ATGCCGCATACAAACCAGGAAATTACGGCTAATGAAGTTTTGGCGCTTATGTGTCCTATCTGCGGTGCGGAAAAGCTCATCGGGTATGATAAATATTTAGGGTGTGAGAAAGGTCATATTTATGATAAAGCACGCCAGGGCTATGTGAATTTATTACCTGTAAATCAGAAAAACTCTAAAAACCCGGGTGATAACCGGATGATGGTAAATAGCAGAGCAAAGTTTTTAAATAAAGGATATTACCAACCGATATCCGACGCTTTAAATATGTTCATTACTAATGAATACTTAAAACCGGTAAAAGAAAACTTTCATATAGCTGATATCGGCTGCGGAGAGGGGTACTATTTATCTAATTTAAAACAGCATTTAGATAGCCATTTAAAAGTAAAAGGAAATTACTACGGAATTGATATTTCAAAAGAGGCGATAAAATTAGCTGCCGGGCATAATAAAGGGGTTTCATGGTGTGTGGGGAGCGCAATTAAGCTACCCCTTCAAGAAAGGACAATAGATATAGCACTTTCCGTGTTTGCTCCGCTTTATTTTAATGAATATCATAGGGTGCTTGCCGACACGGGTAGGTTAATTACTATTACGCCTTCCTCTTCACATTTAATAGAAATGAGAAATATATTATTTTCCTCTATTGCCGAAAAAGCAGAAGATAAATTAATAAAAAAAGCAGAAGAATATTTCACACTTGAAAATTCTTTACCTCTCACATTTAAATGCCGGATCGGCGTGCAGGAAGATATAGAAAACCTGCTTGCCATGACTCCTTTTTATTTTAAATCGAGAGGGGAGAAAAAAAGCAGAGCTGCTTTCATTAAAAGAATTAACCGTGACGGTAGATGTAAAAATATCAGTATTTAA
- a CDS encoding sensor histidine kinase — protein sequence MLMKAKNLFNLKIFKKSLLNLTKRFSLANLHLHFSVCVVIITVCVSIIFAVLKYKEFQKEKNYYLLEQSYKLNIALYEKISFAENMVKFLAEKIIQSGDYSYSNIAFLVKHQRENFKKDTLAWTLIHYVNPEHYMVVDSIMGVRQQPINLSSTKRSWIEAAFEDPWKLKFSKPDFGLITRQRVLSTALGMQAKNKFIGYLSIAIYLAKIAKSLQSVVDKNVSFILLDTEGNFLLASDRSINEQSIKIPEALKYEVFRLKHSNSYLLSKPIKIGNHIFTLKMNTENYPFIFLVGQDTVNYYEQFKQEIIPHIIKNITLGVVFITILLFLSYIVVRPIIELSNAADNISKGANVEIPEYEALELNNLASQLANIQNITKDLRLKQAELTKANENLRNANEFIQSNMSFLSHELRNPISSIIGFAKLLKKKLSDAEDKENKEYTEFIYNIAVHQDKQINFFLKLFEFQERGKKLEYKEINLTEVIQSNINMVMHHANKKGVRVILNIAPDLPNMIGDDIMIGQMVQNFATNGAKYNKQGGSLEVKAFTRVRNRKKEIVIQFKDTGIGIEEKDLKKLFKKFERIQNDRNVGVMGYGLGLAFAKTCVIAHDGEINVVSEPGKGTVFSISFPRARIVEKL from the coding sequence ATGTTGATGAAGGCCAAAAATTTATTTAACCTGAAAATCTTTAAAAAGAGCTTATTAAATTTAACTAAGAGATTCTCTCTTGCTAATCTTCACCTTCATTTTTCCGTTTGCGTTGTAATAATAACTGTCTGTGTTTCAATTATTTTCGCAGTGCTAAAATATAAAGAATTTCAAAAAGAAAAAAATTATTATTTATTGGAGCAAAGCTATAAATTAAATATAGCTCTTTATGAAAAAATTAGCTTTGCTGAAAATATGGTTAAATTTTTGGCTGAAAAAATTATCCAAAGTGGTGATTACTCATATTCAAATATAGCTTTTTTAGTAAAGCATCAAAGGGAAAATTTTAAGAAAGATACATTAGCATGGACATTAATTCATTATGTAAACCCTGAACATTACATGGTGGTTGATAGTATAATGGGGGTTAGACAGCAACCGATAAACTTAAGCTCAACGAAACGCTCATGGATTGAAGCGGCATTTGAAGACCCGTGGAAATTAAAATTTTCTAAGCCAGATTTCGGCTTAATTACTAGACAAAGGGTGCTTTCTACGGCACTGGGAATGCAGGCTAAAAATAAATTTATAGGATATTTATCTATCGCAATTTATCTTGCAAAAATTGCAAAATCATTGCAGTCAGTAGTTGATAAAAACGTCAGTTTCATTTTACTCGATACAGAAGGGAATTTTTTGCTTGCATCAGATCGTAGTATCAATGAACAAAGTATTAAAATACCTGAAGCATTAAAGTACGAAGTTTTTAGGTTAAAACATTCAAATTCTTATCTTCTATCAAAACCTATCAAAATAGGTAATCATATTTTTACCCTAAAAATGAATACGGAAAATTATCCTTTTATATTCTTAGTCGGCCAAGATACCGTAAATTATTATGAACAATTTAAGCAGGAAATAATTCCGCATATCATTAAAAATATAACACTGGGGGTTGTTTTTATAACTATCTTGTTATTTTTATCCTATATAGTTGTAAGGCCGATAATTGAGCTAAGTAATGCCGCCGATAACATCAGTAAAGGGGCAAATGTAGAAATTCCGGAATATGAAGCCTTGGAATTGAATAACCTTGCTTCTCAGCTCGCGAATATTCAGAATATTACTAAGGATTTAAGGCTTAAACAAGCTGAGCTTACTAAAGCAAATGAAAACCTTCGTAATGCAAACGAATTTATTCAAAGTAATATGTCATTTTTAAGCCATGAATTAAGGAACCCGATTTCAAGTATAATTGGTTTTGCTAAGCTTTTAAAAAAGAAATTAAGCGATGCAGAGGATAAAGAAAATAAAGAGTATACGGAATTTATTTATAATATTGCCGTGCATCAGGATAAACAAATAAATTTCTTCTTAAAGTTATTTGAATTTCAGGAGAGAGGGAAGAAACTTGAATATAAGGAAATTAATTTAACCGAGGTAATTCAAAGCAATATCAACATGGTTATGCACCATGCAAATAAGAAAGGAGTAAGAGTAATTTTAAATATAGCTCCCGATCTGCCTAATATGATAGGGGATGATATAATGATAGGACAAATGGTACAGAATTTTGCAACCAACGGAGCTAAGTATAACAAGCAGGGCGGAAGTTTGGAAGTTAAGGCCTTTACCAGAGTGCGTAATCGTAAGAAGGAGATTGTGATTCAATTTAAAGATACCGGAATAGGTATTGAAGAGAAGGATTTAAAAAAACTATTTAAAAAATTCGAGCGG
- a CDS encoding GNAT family N-acetyltransferase, translated as MTYIVEQTLSPSGNDIDFLTRKINEEANKHGISEEAYQFAFFIRENGEKIIAGCNGSVIYGAIYTDQLWVDPECRNKGLGRMLMERVHSYGGEVGCNLATVTTLSFQEASSFCEKLGYKCDFERAGYSYNSKCIFLKKKL; from the coding sequence ATGACATATATAGTTGAACAAACTTTATCTCCCTCCGGTAATGATATTGACTTTCTTACAAGAAAAATTAATGAGGAAGCAAATAAACATGGAATAAGTGAAGAAGCTTATCAGTTTGCTTTTTTTATAAGAGAAAACGGAGAAAAAATTATTGCAGGCTGTAACGGTTCGGTCATTTACGGAGCAATTTATACTGATCAACTCTGGGTTGATCCCGAGTGTAGAAATAAAGGCCTTGGTAGAATGCTAATGGAAAGAGTGCATAGCTACGGAGGTGAAGTCGGCTGTAATTTAGCAACCGTTACTACTTTAAGCTTTCAAGAGGCTTCGAGTTTTTGTGAAAAACTTGGATATAAATGTGATTTTGAGCGTGCAGGCTATTCTTATAATTCTAAATGCATATTTTTAAAGAAGAAGTTATAA
- a CDS encoding ferredoxin family 2Fe-2S iron-sulfur cluster binding protein, with product MPKINFIVNDGTTKVIDAPLGLSLLEVAHQNDIDLEGACDGSLACSTCHVIVDKEFYDMLPEPSEAEEDMLDLAFGLTRTSRLGCQIIVSEDLEGLTVTLPSATRNIMVDKKS from the coding sequence ATGCCTAAAATTAATTTTATTGTAAATGACGGAACTACAAAGGTGATAGATGCGCCCTTAGGGCTCTCGTTGCTTGAGGTTGCTCATCAAAATGATATTGATTTGGAAGGAGCATGTGACGGTTCGCTTGCGTGCTCAACCTGCCACGTTATTGTGGATAAAGAGTTTTACGATATGTTACCGGAGCCTTCTGAAGCAGAAGAAGATATGCTCGATTTAGCATTCGGGCTTACCCGTACTTCAAGGCTTGGATGTCAAATAATTGTGAGTGAAGATTTGGAAGGGTTAACGGTAACTTTACCGTCGGCAACAAGAAACATTATGGTTGATAAGAAGAGCTAG
- the mscL gene encoding large conductance mechanosensitive channel protein MscL — protein MAFIEEFKAFISRGNVFELAAGIMIGATFNNMLNSLVGDIIMPIVGWLTAGIDFSNYFIALNGKHYDSLRSAKDAGAPVVAYGIFINYVIKFLISSAVIFLVIKQVNRLHYSLAPQDSRNLKKD, from the coding sequence ATGGCATTTATAGAAGAATTTAAAGCTTTTATTTCTCGTGGCAATGTATTTGAGCTTGCAGCCGGGATTATGATAGGGGCTACATTCAACAATATGCTGAATTCTCTGGTAGGAGATATAATTATGCCGATAGTCGGCTGGTTGACGGCAGGGATTGATTTTTCCAATTACTTTATAGCTCTTAACGGAAAGCATTATGATAGCCTCAGATCTGCTAAAGATGCAGGGGCGCCGGTGGTAGCCTATGGAATATTTATTAATTATGTCATCAAATTCTTAATTTCTTCAGCTGTAATTTTTCTGGTAATTAAGCAAGTAAACCGTTTACATTATTCATTAGCACCACAAGATAGCAGAAATCTCAAAAAGGACTAA
- a CDS encoding SIS domain-containing protein: MNIQDINQFKLSDENIARQVIKGEIQGLQDLLSEINQDFTNIIDEIYAITGRVIVSGMGKSGHIARKIAATLASTGTPAIYIHPAEAGHGDLGMITVNDIVILLSNSGETPELAPIIDYCKRFSIKIIGISRKKSSTLSNASFIPVVLPATPEACDIMAPTTSAVMMMAYGDAIAVALYKRRGFTNSDYRVFHPGGNIGAKLLRLKDLMHKDKEIPLINYNETAFEAILTMTSRRLGCVGVLNEAGLLMGVITDGDLRRHMDLNFKQTKVTKVMTADPITLHEDKLASEALGIMNLKSITVIFIVNDENKPVGVIHIHDLLRAGVV; the protein is encoded by the coding sequence GTGAATATCCAAGATATTAATCAATTTAAATTATCTGATGAAAATATAGCCCGTCAAGTGATTAAAGGCGAGATCCAAGGGCTTCAAGATCTATTATCGGAAATTAACCAAGACTTCACTAATATCATTGATGAAATATATGCTATTACCGGCAGAGTAATTGTAAGCGGTATGGGAAAAAGCGGACACATAGCGCGGAAAATTGCTGCAACTCTTGCTTCTACGGGCACGCCTGCAATCTATATTCATCCCGCCGAGGCAGGTCATGGCGATCTCGGTATGATAACTGTTAACGATATTGTAATTTTACTTTCTAATTCAGGAGAGACTCCGGAACTTGCTCCCATCATTGATTATTGTAAAAGATTTTCAATAAAAATTATCGGTATTAGTAGAAAGAAAAGCTCCACCCTTTCAAATGCCAGCTTTATCCCCGTAGTGCTGCCTGCAACGCCGGAAGCTTGTGATATAATGGCTCCTACTACTTCTGCAGTTATGATGATGGCATACGGTGATGCTATAGCAGTTGCATTATATAAAAGACGAGGTTTTACCAATTCCGATTATAGAGTGTTCCATCCAGGGGGAAATATCGGAGCCAAATTATTAAGGCTCAAAGATCTAATGCATAAGGATAAAGAAATCCCGTTAATTAATTATAATGAAACTGCTTTTGAAGCGATATTAACTATGACAAGCAGAAGGTTAGGATGCGTCGGCGTATTAAATGAAGCCGGTTTACTTATGGGGGTTATTACCGATGGGGATTTAAGGAGGCATATGGATTTAAATTTCAAGCAAACTAAAGTGACTAAGGTAATGACTGCTGATCCTATTACCCTGCATGAGGATAAGTTAGCCTCGGAAGCTTTAGGAATTATGAATTTAAAAAGTATTACCGTAATATTTATAGTAAATGATGAAAATAAACCTGTAGGGGTTATTCATATACATGATCTTTTAAGGGCTGGTGTTGTTTAG
- a CDS encoding NADH-quinone oxidoreductase subunit A, with protein MQHILTDYLPILLFLILAGGLAFIMSILPFLLATLRGDSEKLSSYECGFEAFDAPRSKFDVRFYLVSILFIIFDLEIAFLFPWAVVIRDIGLLGFWSMIVFLVVLTIGFIYEWKKGALDWE; from the coding sequence ATGCAACATATTCTAACAGATTATTTACCGATTTTACTTTTTTTAATACTAGCTGGAGGCTTGGCGTTTATAATGTCTATTCTGCCTTTTTTGCTTGCTACCCTAAGAGGCGATAGCGAAAAACTTTCTTCCTATGAGTGCGGGTTTGAAGCATTTGATGCTCCCAGAAGTAAATTTGACGTTAGGTTCTATTTAGTTTCAATTTTATTTATAATCTTTGACCTTGAGATTGCTTTTCTCTTTCCATGGGCGGTAGTTATAAGAGATATCGGGTTGCTCGGCTTTTGGTCAATGATAGTTTTTTTAGTGGTGCTGACCATCGGTTTCATATATGAATGGAAAAAAGGCGCATTAGATTGGGAATAA
- the rlmB gene encoding 23S rRNA (guanosine(2251)-2'-O)-methyltransferase RlmB: protein MMKTRKNKLNKDYWIYGKHTVLAALSNSRRKIHELVITQEAYNEIKSAIPSKIAAKIVERYEIDKILVGNQVHQGVILKTNPLEQPNLKDFLNLSKNEISTIVIIDKINDPQNLGAILRSSAAFDADAVIITKENSVSETAVSAKASCGAIENIPLISVTNISDAIKLLKKHEFWIIGMDAAGDKGFAKVNSFKKTGIIFGSEGEGLRKLTKENCDFLISIPISNKVESLNLSNAVAISLFELNKKELY, encoded by the coding sequence ATGATGAAAACAAGAAAAAATAAATTAAATAAAGATTATTGGATTTACGGGAAACATACGGTTTTAGCTGCGTTATCCAATTCAAGAAGGAAGATTCATGAGTTGGTTATAACTCAAGAAGCATATAATGAAATAAAATCAGCAATCCCCAGCAAAATAGCCGCCAAGATAGTTGAAAGATACGAAATCGACAAAATATTAGTGGGTAATCAGGTACACCAAGGTGTTATCTTAAAAACAAATCCTCTTGAGCAACCTAATTTAAAAGATTTTTTAAATCTAAGTAAGAATGAAATTTCTACCATTGTTATTATAGATAAAATTAACGACCCGCAAAATTTAGGGGCGATTTTAAGATCAAGTGCAGCATTCGATGCGGATGCCGTAATTATTACAAAAGAAAACTCGGTAAGCGAAACAGCGGTTTCGGCTAAAGCTTCATGCGGAGCTATTGAAAATATACCGCTTATATCGGTAACTAATATATCTGATGCTATAAAATTGCTTAAAAAGCATGAATTTTGGATTATAGGCATGGATGCAGCTGGAGACAAAGGGTTTGCTAAGGTGAACTCCTTTAAGAAAACCGGAATAATTTTCGGTAGTGAAGGGGAAGGGTTAAGAAAGTTAACTAAAGAAAACTGTGATTTTTTAATATCAATACCGATATCAAATAAAGTAGAAAGCTTAAATCTTTCAAATGCTGTTGCTATAAGTTTATTTGAACTTAATAAAAAAGAATTATATTAA
- a CDS encoding ankyrin repeat domain-containing protein, whose amino-acid sequence MLAALNGVTEEIVSLKGSEVRGLEEVFSAKISAKLRERGNNINGLKNLFLNFRLRNEDKKMFIRNFLINENKIGSPSPNRGVVINLLLSKGCEGNAALITKESPLEVIKQLIRHGVNVNSITPSYYTPLHAAVESCDINKITYLLEEGVKYNYSEKTYGTALHLAIRKEIYKEDKPYIAEYLINAFKKKEFDWNSKDGEDNAVLILAAKMRASKLTESLCFLKDKGLDINERDKEGRTALHIACALGDIRAAHALIKAGADINATDNCKRTPLHYAVLRSELVENLLIEAGIAPKRDENALSNYFQMANGQNFERPGGAVSIKKKSTDIF is encoded by the coding sequence ATGTTGGCGGCACTTAACGGAGTAACGGAAGAAATAGTTTCCCTTAAAGGAAGCGAAGTTAGGGGATTGGAAGAGGTATTTTCTGCGAAAATAAGCGCAAAATTAAGAGAGAGAGGTAATAATATAAACGGATTAAAAAATCTGTTTTTAAACTTCCGATTAAGAAATGAAGACAAAAAAATGTTTATAAGAAATTTTTTAATTAATGAAAACAAAATCGGTAGCCCGTCCCCTAATAGAGGAGTAGTAATAAATCTGTTACTTAGTAAAGGATGTGAAGGGAATGCAGCTTTGATAACAAAGGAATCTCCTCTCGAAGTTATTAAGCAGTTAATACGACATGGAGTTAATGTTAACAGCATTACACCTTCGTATTACACTCCGTTGCATGCAGCGGTGGAATCATGTGATATTAATAAGATTACTTACTTATTAGAGGAAGGAGTAAAGTATAATTACTCGGAAAAAACTTACGGCACTGCCTTACATTTAGCCATCAGAAAAGAAATTTATAAAGAAGATAAGCCTTATATAGCGGAATATTTAATTAATGCTTTTAAAAAAAAGGAATTTGATTGGAACAGTAAAGATGGTGAAGATAATGCGGTATTAATTTTAGCTGCGAAAATGAGGGCTTCCAAGCTCACGGAGTCGCTATGCTTTCTGAAGGATAAAGGCTTGGATATCAACGAAAGGGATAAGGAAGGAAGAACCGCGCTTCATATAGCTTGCGCGCTTGGTGATATAAGAGCTGCGCATGCTTTGATTAAAGCCGGTGCTGATATTAATGCAACGGATAATTGTAAAAGAACTCCATTGCATTATGCGGTTTTAAGAAGCGAGCTTGTGGAAAATTTATTAATAGAAGCGGGTATTGCACCTAAAAGAGATGAGAATGCACTGAGTAATTATTTCCAAATGGCAAACGGGCAAAATTTTGAGCGTCCCGGTGGAGCTGTCTCCATTAAAAAAAAGTCGACTGATATTTTTTGA
- a CDS encoding NuoB/complex I 20 kDa subunit family protein, which translates to MTLRPIPPGIEQDALLNQVTDEMSDRGFVIAQLDKLVNWARTGSLWPMTFGLACCAVEMMHVAASRYDLDRLGLIFRPSPRQSDVMIVAGTLTNKMAPALRKVYDQMPEPRYVISMGSCANGGGYYHYSYSVVRGCDRIVPVDVYVPGCPPTAEALLYGILQLQRKIKRTGKVFVR; encoded by the coding sequence GTGACGTTAAGACCTATACCACCTGGAATTGAACAAGATGCTCTACTTAATCAGGTTACTGATGAAATGAGTGACCGCGGTTTTGTTATAGCTCAGCTTGATAAGTTAGTAAATTGGGCGAGAACCGGTTCGCTTTGGCCGATGACTTTCGGGCTTGCCTGCTGTGCGGTCGAGATGATGCACGTTGCAGCCAGCCGTTATGACCTTGATAGGTTAGGGCTTATATTCAGACCTTCGCCAAGGCAATCGGACGTGATGATTGTTGCAGGGACGCTGACCAATAAAATGGCGCCGGCGCTTAGAAAAGTTTATGATCAGATGCCTGAACCGAGGTATGTAATTTCTATGGGAAGCTGTGCAAATGGCGGAGGGTATTACCACTACTCTTATTCGGTTGTGAGGGGATGCGATAGGATTGTGCCCGTTGATGTTTATGTTCCCGGTTGCCCGCCTACAGCTGAAGCATTGTTATATGGAATCCTTCAATTACAAAGAAAAATTAAAAGAACCGGAAAAGTTTTTGTTCGCTAA